The region CCACAGCTTATCAGAGAAAACGATTTCCTTAAAGATCGCATCCTGCTTATCGTGGCTGATGGTCGATTTGCGTGATGCCAGCGCGTCTTGTACCTTCTCCTTTACCTCGCTGCTCTTGAAATCGTTGCGCGTGTGGAACAAGCGCACCAGCTGGTCCTCCGTGATCGATGGGTAGGACGAGAGCAGCGAGTGcagatccagcaccagcatctccGCATCACAGTTCAACAGCCCGGCCAGGTTGGCGATTACGTCGATCGGAGAATCGCTTTTCGCCACACTCGGTGCCACCTTCTCGAAGAACAGCTTGATCTGGCGTGCCTCCTTGGCGATTTTCTTAGCCAGTCCCTCACACTCGGCCCGCGTTTTGCTCAACCGCTTCGATAGCATGGCCTTGATGTACCGCTTCGCTACCAGCTTCTGTGCCTCCCCGATAACGTACTCAAAGTTGGCCGGCCGCAAGTGGTTGTAGTCCTGGAAGTAGTCCTCCAGCGTCACACAGATCGTGtcgaccgaaaccgagctcGTGGTCCACTTGACCGTAAACAGCTCATTAAAGTGCCCGTCCAGATCGAGAAAGGCTTCCTCGAGCAGTACCAGCCCGGTTTCGTCGCGTAATGTTTGATAGGTTTTGACGAGCTTTTCAAACTCCTCGTAGTGctgggttttcgtttttggccAGTACcgttgcttcagctgctgcgcGATCTCGATCATCTGCTGGCAGTTGTtgacgatcgtgatgatgTGATGCGTGAAGAACGGTGCCAGACTACGATCGCGGAAGTGCCGCTCCTTGTACTCGAGGATGGCACCGCGATAGTTGTGGCCGTACCGTGTCATCTGCTGGATGCTCAGGATGAGCGCGTTGAAGGTTAGATCGGAATGCGTCGTGTTGGTGACCTGCAGGTTCTGGTCGATCATTTGATAGATGATCATCGGTGCGGGTGTGTGGTAGTACTGATCGGCACACTCCACCTCAACCCCATTGGCCCAGTCggccttttccgtttccagtGTTTTTGTCATCCACTCCATATAGTTGCGTTCCATGGTGCGCAGATACGccgttttcatttccatcatccGTTCCTCGCTCACCAGCGGTCCACAGTCGGACAGGTCGATCTGCAGCTCCGGGTGCTGCATCAGCTCAGGACCCGGATAAGTGTTCATGATCCATGCCAGAATCGTCACATACTCGTTACCCTCTAGCCCAGTTTGGATCAGCTCTTCCAGCtacggacagagagagagagattgaattAAGCATTTATAATACGATCAGGAAACGATCTTCACGATCAACGGCCTTACGTATTTTGACATAGCATTGTGGTACATCTTCACATACTCGTTCACGATGTTGTAATGCGGTGGGAAAC is a window of Anopheles aquasalis chromosome 2, idAnoAquaMG_Q_19, whole genome shotgun sequence DNA encoding:
- the LOC126579022 gene encoding exocyst complex component 3 yields the protein MNLDQIQQEARQAALSEVKNMFQRSNQMEKVDFQRRRIYRKNLSMDAQLKSCMQNQTDDFKIGVKKLQTALDQIKEIGDRMKSAFAMLSDVPAIYDTLESVRDENAKHSQYMTAMENLKHIFTVQSSVDKAMQWIEEDKLLHAHQCLADLENSRDDLLFELHKLPKQNAHDKITLKRYFEKVETVSVTLEKKIRLVLQRTLNTVRKEPTVIVTALRIIEREEKADAFALQQQKNTGFIAPGRPKQWRQKAFEVLNEAVIQRIEGSKLEERSDNKMWLVRDLELTRQFLLEDLRVVKSLCVPCFPPHYNIVNEYVKMYHNAMSKYLEELIQTGLEGNEYVTILAWIMNTYPGPELMQHPELQIDLSDCGPLVSEERMMEMKTAYLRTMERNYMEWMTKTLETEKADWANGVEVECADQYYHTPAPMIIYQMIDQNLQVTNTTHSDLTFNALILSIQQMTRYGHNYRGAILEYKERHFRDRSLAPFFTHHIITIVNNCQQMIEIAQQLKQRYWPKTKTQHYEEFEKLVKTYQTLRDETGLVLLEEAFLDLDGHFNELFTVKWTTSSVSVDTICVTLEDYFQDYNHLRPANFEYVIGEAQKLVAKRYIKAMLSKRLSKTRAECEGLAKKIAKEARQIKLFFEKVAPSVAKSDSPIDVIANLAGLLNCDAEMLVLDLHSLLSSYPSITEDQLVRLFHTRNDFKSSEVKEKVQDALASRKSTISHDKQDAIFKEIVFSDKLW